The Cucumis melo cultivar AY chromosome 6, USDA_Cmelo_AY_1.0, whole genome shotgun sequence genome includes a region encoding these proteins:
- the LOC103483110 gene encoding zinc finger CCCH domain-containing protein 19-like, with amino-acid sequence MEERDSKAEDWCFVCKDGGDLILCNNGNCSKVYHLECLGLDSDYHCPTPTTSLIQEDWTCDCHHCSSCKEASEFHCFCCPTSFCNNCIESVKFIHLRPSKGLCSDCWTLVRLAEKLSFSKKAVDFEDRDTHECLFKEYWDIVKQEEGISRHDLVAVEQTRSSNKARSRMKGFIPTPTPTPTPKRLPNTLQHEHTNSKSKSKSKPNNNNTHKFLGWGSKPLIEFLTSFGVDSTKQLSPSEVSSIILKYVQQNDLIHPINNKKVICDRLLHLIFKKNTISMKHIDLLLGPHFFHDNNENHGIGDNRSRSEPDQPQINGDTALNKHYKTSNCSQDKPTFASVVPHNINLVYLRRSLVEDLLKQPESFEDKVVGSFVKIMDTNSSQLQSKGRISQRLLQVTAVSKMSSRDGKSVVLHVWRLPNIPISMLSDSDLTEEDCRDLKEKMEKGLLQRPTVEEIENKARILHQDIRKNWMEKELVNLQNLIDRANEKGRRSEYPFKH; translated from the exons ATGGAGGAGAGAGATTCAAAAGCAGAGGACTGGTGCTTCGTCTGCAAGGATGGCGGAGATTTGATTCTCTGCAACAATGG cAACTGCTCAAAGGTGTACCATCTCGAATGCCTCGGTCTCGACTCCGACTACCATTGCCCAACCCCAACCACCTCTCTTATTCAAGAAGACTGGACTTGCG ATTGCCATCATTGTTCTTCCTGTAAAGAAGCCTCCGAGTTTCACTGCTTCTGTTGCCCAACCTCTTTCTGCAACAACTGTATCGAATCTGTCAAGTTTATCCACTTGCGACCCAGCAAAGGCCTCTGTTCAGACTGCTGGACTCTCGTTCGTCTTGCTGAGAAACTTTCATTCTCCAAG AAAGCTGTGGATTTCGAAGACAGAGATACACACGAGTGCCTGTTTAAAGAGTATTGGGACATTGTCAAACAAGAAGAAGGGATAAGCAGGCACGATCTCGTCGCTGTGGAACAAACCCGTTCCTCCAACAAGGCCAGAAGCCGGATGAAGGGCTTCATCCCAACGCCAACGCCAACGCCAACGCCAAAGCGGCTGCCCAATACTCTTCAACATGAACACACCAACTCCAAGTCCAAGTCCAAGTCCAAgcccaataataataatacacaCAAATTCTTGGGTTGGGGTTCCAAACCTCTCATTGAATTTCTCACTTCCTTTGGCGTGGATTCAACCAAGCAGCTATCTCCATCCGAAGTGAGCTCCATCATCTTGAAGTACGTTCAACAGAATGACCTTATCCATCCCATAAATAACAAGAAAGTCATCTGTGACAGACTTCTGCATCTCATTTTCAAGAAGAACACTATATCTATGAAGCACATTGATCTTCTCTTGGGGCCACATTTTTTTCACGACAATAATGAAAATCATGGCATTGGGGACAACAGATCACGTTCTGAACCGGACCAACCACAAATTAACGGGGATACTGCTTTGAACAAGCACTACAAAACATCGAACTGCTCTCAGGACAAACCAACCTTTGCATCAGTGGTTCCCCATAACATCAATCTCGTTTACTTGAGGAGGAGCTTAGTGGAGGATCTTCTAAAACAACCTGAAAGCTTCGAGGACAAGGTGGTGGGAAGTTTTGTTAAGATCATGGACACAAATTCCAGCCAACTTCAATCTAAAGGGAGAATTTCTCAACGGCTCTTGCAAGTTACAG CTGTGAGCAAAATGTCAAGCAGAGATGGAAAGagtgttgtgttgcatgtttGGAGGTTGCCCAATATTCCAATTTCCATGCTCTCTGATTCTGACTTAACTGAG GAAGATTGCCGGGATCTCAAGGAAAAGATGGAGAAGGGTCTACTCCAGAGACCCACTGTT GAAGAGATTGAAAACAAGGCTCGGATTCTTCATCAGGACATCAGGAAGAAC TGGATGGAGAAAGAGCTAGTGAACTTGCAAAACCTCATTGATCGCGCAAATGAGAAGGGTCGAAGAAGCGAATATCCTTTTAAACATTag
- the LOC107990386 gene encoding uncharacterized protein LOC107990386: MGNCILKGAGAGGREAEVNKMVKVVTVGGGIMELYTPITAECITGEYPGHAIFKSRSIFSEALHHKEELEGGQVYYLLPLNQYMPNHNHSVLSTPYRMSTAESQTKPDHVLFPKYNNAGVWKVNLVICPQQLSQILSQHNRTQELIDNVRTVAKCGNALESASNSDHSSVAGSWKDKPHYGFK; the protein is encoded by the coding sequence ATgggaaattgcatattgaaagGGGCAGGTGCAGGAGGAAGAGAAGCAGAAGTAAACAAAATGGTGAAAGTAGTGACGGTTGGTGGGGGAATCATGGAGTTGTATACGCCAATAACCGCGGAGTGTATTACGGGTGAATACCCAGGGCATGCCATTTTCAAGAGCCGAAGCATATTCTCGGAGGCGCTTCACCACAAAGAGGAGCTTGAGGGCGGCCAAGTCTACTATCTCCTGCCCCTCAACCAATACATGCCCAACCATAACCACAGTGTATTATCCACGCCGTATCGGATGTCCACCGCCGAGTCCCAAACCAAGCCAGATCATGTATTGTTTCCAAAGTACAACAACGCGGGTGTGTGGAAGGTCAACTTGGTGATTTGCCCACAACAACTTTCACAAATTTTGTCTCAACATAATCGCACCCAGGAGTTGATTGACAACGTCAGGACCGTAGCCAAGTGTGGAAACGCCCTCGAATCTGCTTCCAACTCCGACCATTCCAGCGTTGCAGGTAGTTGGAAGGATAAACCCCACTATGGATTCAAATGA